One genomic segment of Candidatus Limnocylindria bacterium includes these proteins:
- the whiA gene encoding DNA-binding protein WhiA: MTRAQRSPLSEEVKAELARVLPRDCDRRVLAALLPRAEHLGAPARRVAHAAELVAGRASLRRECCRRTYLRGLFLAGGSVSAGPSGYLLEVRPPRGEATRARAVLRREGFAPRARVRRGRPVLMLRDGDAIASFLRHAGAGETLLRFETRRVSREMRGRTNASVNADAANLARAVAAARDQIEAVRVLARSGRLARLPVEVRAAAAARLRAPEATLAELAARLDTTKWVVRQRLRRVIDEALR; encoded by the coding sequence GTGACCAGGGCGCAGCGTTCGCCGCTGTCCGAAGAGGTGAAGGCCGAGCTGGCGCGCGTGCTCCCGCGCGACTGTGATCGTCGCGTGCTGGCTGCGCTTCTCCCGCGTGCCGAGCATCTCGGCGCTCCCGCCCGGCGTGTCGCTCACGCGGCCGAGCTCGTCGCCGGTCGTGCCTCACTGCGGCGTGAGTGCTGCCGGCGCACCTATTTGCGTGGCCTGTTCCTCGCCGGCGGCTCCGTCTCGGCCGGACCGTCCGGTTACCTGCTCGAGGTCCGGCCGCCGCGTGGCGAGGCGACGCGAGCGCGCGCCGTGCTGAGGCGCGAAGGGTTCGCTCCACGCGCGCGCGTACGGCGCGGCCGGCCGGTACTGATGCTGCGCGACGGCGACGCGATCGCATCGTTCTTGCGTCACGCGGGGGCGGGCGAGACGCTGCTGCGCTTCGAGACACGGCGCGTCTCGCGCGAGATGCGCGGCCGGACGAACGCGAGCGTCAACGCGGACGCGGCGAATCTCGCGCGCGCGGTCGCCGCGGCGCGCGATCAGATCGAGGCCGTGCGCGTGTTGGCGCGCTCGGGTCGGCTCGCGCGGCTGCCCGTCGAGGTGCGCGCCGCCGCAGCCGCGCGGCTTCGGGCGCCTGAGGCCACGCTTGCGGAGCTCGCCGCGCGGCTCGACACCACGAAGTGGGTGGTGCGGCAGCGTCTTCGCCGCGTTATTGACGAGGCTCTGCGATGA
- the rapZ gene encoding RNase adapter RapZ → MATKGAPDFVVVTGLSGSGKSQAVKVFEDLDYYTLDNLPPALMKTTIDVCRRGGHPRVAFVIDARSGALFAEASAALDELAAAGDRPHILFFDASDDVLLRRYSETRHRHPLETAGGVQPSIDEERRVLVALRARADKVIDTTYLTVKDLRDTLHSLYGGATTGMLVHVTSFGYKNGVPPAADLVFDVRFMENPFYIPELRPKTGRDSAVRDFVLGHPATQEFLSYLMPLLRFALPRYEDEKKARLGVAFGCTGGWHRSVVIADEVAKRLKDFWPGEITVEHRDVGRPEVVT, encoded by the coding sequence ATGGCGACGAAGGGTGCGCCCGATTTCGTCGTCGTGACTGGCCTCTCCGGTTCGGGCAAATCGCAGGCGGTGAAGGTCTTCGAGGACCTCGACTACTACACGCTCGATAACCTCCCGCCGGCGCTGATGAAGACGACGATCGACGTGTGCCGGCGCGGCGGGCATCCACGCGTCGCGTTCGTGATCGACGCTCGCAGCGGCGCGCTGTTCGCCGAGGCGAGCGCCGCCCTCGACGAGCTCGCCGCCGCGGGCGATCGTCCGCACATCCTCTTCTTCGACGCGTCCGACGATGTGCTGCTGCGCCGGTACAGCGAGACCCGCCACCGCCATCCGCTGGAGACCGCGGGAGGAGTGCAGCCTTCGATCGACGAAGAACGGCGCGTCCTCGTCGCGCTGCGTGCTCGGGCCGACAAGGTCATCGACACCACGTATCTGACAGTCAAAGACCTTCGCGACACGCTCCACTCGCTTTATGGCGGCGCGACCACCGGGATGCTCGTCCACGTGACGAGCTTCGGATACAAGAACGGCGTTCCCCCCGCGGCCGATCTTGTATTCGACGTGCGCTTCATGGAGAACCCGTTCTACATACCGGAGCTGCGGCCGAAGACCGGTCGGGACTCCGCGGTGCGCGACTTCGTGTTGGGCCACCCGGCGACGCAAGAGTTCCTGTCGTATCTCATGCCGCTGCTGCGATTCGCACTGCCGCGGTACGAGGACGAGAAGAAGGCACGTCTCGGTGTGGCTTTCGGCTGTACCGGCGGCTGGCATCGCTCTGTCGTGATCGCGGACGAAGTGGCGAAACGGTTGAAGGACTTCTGGCCGGGCGAGATCACCGTCGAGCACCGCGACGTCGGGCGCCCGGAGGTGGTCACCTGA
- a CDS encoding phage holin family protein has translation MGIVWRALINALAIVVAAYVVNLYSPDSIKWGQVDYGMGDLGRYLSLILTGLALGIVNAIVKPILVMVSLPITCMTLGLFILVINALMLLLVSAIPFLGFVVNGFLVALVAAIVISIVSWGLSMVLPD, from the coding sequence ATGGGCATCGTGTGGCGGGCGCTGATCAACGCCCTGGCGATCGTCGTCGCTGCGTACGTCGTGAACCTTTACTCGCCCGACTCCATCAAGTGGGGCCAGGTCGACTACGGGATGGGCGATCTCGGTCGCTACCTCTCGCTCATCCTCACCGGCCTCGCGCTCGGGATCGTGAACGCGATCGTGAAGCCGATCCTCGTCATGGTCTCGCTGCCGATCACGTGTATGACGCTCGGCCTCTTCATTTTGGTGATCAACGCGCTGATGCTGCTGCTGGTCTCGGCGATCCCGTTCCTGGGTTTCGTCGTCAACGGCTTCCTCGTCGCGCTCGTCGCCGCGATCGTCATCTCGATCGTCAGCTGGGGCCTCTCGATGGTCCTGCCCGACTGA
- a CDS encoding ABC transporter permease — protein MDELRAALAIARKDIRNFSRYKWSMFATLFIPLYQGVIPAFLFGAAFAVGGRVIGLESAIGTDNLSGFIFMGGVIAGLVSTTFWAMAMSLRWEMDLGTLEPTWLTPTRHDTILIGRAIFGIAQFMVGQLMLFAVGIAFFGLHFSLNIVYALPALLVAVVAMLGVAYLLAGIVLVIREANFFVDCTNFLYGIASGVSFPITFLPLVLQPLALLLPTTYAMDLLRQHALGARPLFDPTLEYVGLIATTLLVFPVGRWAFARAERTMRIRGTLGQY, from the coding sequence ATGGACGAGCTCCGCGCGGCGCTCGCGATCGCGCGCAAGGACATCCGCAATTTCTCGCGCTACAAGTGGTCGATGTTCGCGACCTTGTTCATTCCCCTCTATCAGGGAGTGATCCCCGCGTTCCTCTTCGGCGCTGCCTTCGCGGTCGGCGGGCGCGTCATCGGGCTCGAGTCCGCGATCGGGACGGACAACCTGTCGGGCTTCATCTTCATGGGTGGCGTGATCGCCGGGCTCGTGTCGACGACGTTCTGGGCGATGGCGATGTCGCTTCGCTGGGAGATGGACCTCGGGACCCTCGAGCCGACATGGCTGACACCGACGCGGCACGACACCATCCTCATCGGGCGGGCCATCTTTGGCATCGCCCAGTTCATGGTCGGACAGCTCATGCTCTTCGCCGTCGGCATCGCCTTCTTCGGCCTGCATTTCAGCCTCAACATCGTCTATGCCCTTCCGGCGCTCCTCGTCGCGGTCGTCGCGATGCTCGGTGTCGCGTACCTCCTCGCCGGGATCGTGCTCGTCATCCGCGAGGCGAACTTCTTCGTCGACTGCACGAACTTCCTGTATGGGATCGCGTCGGGCGTGTCTTTTCCGATCACATTCCTGCCGCTGGTGCTTCAGCCCCTCGCGCTGCTGCTTCCCACGACGTACGCGATGGATCTACTGCGCCAGCACGCGCTCGGTGCGCGACCCCTCTTTGACCCGACGCTCGAGTACGTCGGCCTGATCGCCACGACGCTCCTTGTGTTCCCGGTCGGTAGGTGGGCGTTCGCGCGGGCCGAGCGCACGATGCGCATCCGGGGCACGCTCGGACAGTACTAG
- a CDS encoding ABC transporter permease, whose protein sequence is MTLIAADLRAFVAAVRKELRTVRRYPTMWLGLIFWPVLLPASYVLMGQAYSGSDPKAIAAFAERSGTVEVAGFVFVGFAMYMWLSTILWGPGTALRTEQMRGTLEAMFLTPTSRLVALFGPPAAALPTLGLTFVVMGAAMWILFGVALPLDGVLRTMAVIAFALPALYAIGTLFAAGVLRFGEIGPIVQLVRGIFVLACGITFPVLMLPGWAQAVAWVLPPTYIVQDIRAVLLRGLGLGDVAGDLAITFGLTAAFAMLAIVTFRALERGARRSGMLGRY, encoded by the coding sequence GTGACGCTCATCGCCGCCGACCTCCGCGCGTTCGTCGCGGCGGTGCGAAAGGAGCTGCGCACCGTCCGGCGCTATCCGACGATGTGGCTCGGCCTCATCTTCTGGCCGGTGCTGCTACCCGCGTCCTACGTGCTCATGGGACAGGCATACTCGGGCTCCGATCCGAAGGCCATCGCCGCGTTCGCCGAACGGTCTGGAACGGTGGAGGTCGCCGGCTTCGTCTTCGTCGGCTTTGCCATGTACATGTGGCTGTCGACGATCCTGTGGGGTCCCGGTACCGCGCTGCGAACGGAGCAGATGCGCGGAACGCTCGAGGCGATGTTCCTCACGCCGACGTCACGGCTCGTCGCGCTGTTCGGGCCGCCCGCCGCGGCGCTGCCGACCCTGGGGCTGACGTTCGTGGTCATGGGCGCCGCTATGTGGATCCTGTTCGGCGTCGCGCTTCCGCTCGATGGCGTGCTGCGCACGATGGCCGTGATCGCGTTCGCGCTGCCGGCGCTGTATGCCATCGGCACGCTCTTTGCGGCGGGTGTCCTGCGCTTCGGCGAGATCGGGCCGATCGTGCAGCTCGTGCGTGGCATCTTCGTTCTCGCCTGTGGCATCACGTTCCCCGTACTGATGCTTCCAGGCTGGGCGCAGGCCGTCGCGTGGGTCCTGCCGCCCACGTACATCGTCCAGGACATCCGCGCGGTGCTTCTGCGCGGTCTGGGGCTCGGCGATGTCGCGGGCGATCTCGCGATCACGTTCGGCCTCACGGCAGCTTTCGCCATGCTGGCGATCGTGACGTTCCGCGCGCTGGAACGCGGCGCTCGCCGTAGCGGAATGCTCGGCCGGTACTGA
- a CDS encoding ABC transporter ATP-binding protein has protein sequence MIAAVVATGLVKEFEKGRHTVWHRLRGRPDQRTRIRAVDGIDLRVETGEIFGLLGPNGAGKTTTMKMLSTLLEPTSGAIEVLGIDVARRPREVRAKLGAMLSGERSLYWKLTARENLEYFAALYHVPPKGMKERIDRALAAVKLSDRADDYVERYSTGMRQRLALARALLPDPPLVILDEPTVGLDPQSARDLRDRVRDLRAQGRTVLLTTHYMEEADQLCDRVAIIDHGRIVALDSPAALKRTIRAEEIVRLDIGLAGDGAALLERLARVGTVARHERTDGTLAVTVHCRSARELVPAAFDAAQASGATVRHVEVVPVTLEDVFLSLTGRALRE, from the coding sequence GTGATCGCCGCCGTCGTCGCGACGGGGCTGGTCAAGGAATTCGAGAAGGGTCGCCATACGGTCTGGCACAGGCTGCGTGGCCGACCGGATCAGCGCACGCGCATCAGGGCTGTCGATGGCATCGACCTGAGAGTGGAGACCGGCGAGATCTTCGGACTGCTCGGTCCGAACGGCGCCGGCAAGACGACGACGATGAAGATGCTTTCGACGCTCCTCGAGCCGACCAGTGGCGCCATCGAGGTGCTCGGCATCGATGTCGCGCGCCGTCCGCGCGAGGTGCGAGCGAAGCTCGGCGCGATGCTCTCCGGCGAGCGCAGCCTGTACTGGAAGCTCACGGCCCGCGAGAACCTCGAGTATTTCGCCGCGCTCTATCACGTGCCGCCGAAGGGGATGAAGGAGCGCATCGACAGGGCGCTCGCCGCCGTGAAGCTCAGCGACCGCGCGGACGATTACGTCGAGCGCTATTCGACGGGGATGCGTCAGCGGCTGGCTCTCGCGCGGGCTCTGCTGCCAGATCCGCCGCTCGTCATCCTCGACGAGCCCACCGTCGGCCTCGATCCGCAGTCGGCGCGCGACTTGCGCGACCGCGTGCGCGACCTTCGCGCACAGGGCCGCACCGTCTTGCTGACCACGCACTACATGGAGGAAGCGGACCAGCTCTGCGACCGCGTCGCGATCATCGATCACGGCAGGATCGTCGCGCTCGACTCGCCGGCCGCGCTGAAGCGGACGATCCGCGCCGAGGAGATCGTCCGGCTCGACATCGGACTCGCGGGCGACGGCGCCGCACTTCTCGAGCGGCTCGCGCGCGTCGGGACCGTCGCGCGCCACGAGCGCACCGATGGGACGCTCGCGGTGACCGTGCATTGCCGGTCCGCCCGCGAGCTCGTGCCGGCCGCGTTCGATGCCGCGCAGGCCTCCGGCGCGACCGTGCGCCACGTCGAAGTGGTGCCCGTGACGCTCGAGGACGTGTTCCTCTCGCTGACCGGTCGCGCGCTGCGCGAGTGA
- a CDS encoding DUF4097 family beta strand repeat-containing protein produces MSEHRHDDEERDAAKAAEKAAQDAAKDAAKDAEKDEDPDRGPWASREGREERRAEREARRAERDAEREARHADHASRRAEHRSHRIEFGSGSAAFKIDGREFDAGKFARAFVGDFVGDVGGESYSESIEERFTFKQTPHLKVRNVSGETSVTAAGAPGEIRVVARKRVSASSEDRAKRLLQNLEVRMEKHGDELLVEPHLYEQERGWLDLFRGKRFRVDFDITVPAECAVDAQTVSGELSVEGVHGPIEIQTVSGDVRLEDVQGPMRLKSVSGDVDCRRYVGHLEGNAVSGDVTINGSRLRSTQLHTVSGDVQIEGRLDPRKEHRFKTISGDVELALAEADVTIEYRTASGDVECELPARIVRRGRKEYGVVVGGGHGHVGVKTVSGDLTVRGTSASTPDEAQTEEFTPDEARAADVERTQPMDMSSREEVRSVLERLARGELGVDDAAAALDAARRGR; encoded by the coding sequence GTGAGCGAACACCGCCACGACGACGAGGAGCGCGACGCCGCAAAAGCGGCCGAGAAGGCCGCCCAGGATGCCGCGAAGGATGCCGCAAAGGACGCGGAGAAGGACGAAGATCCGGATCGCGGGCCCTGGGCGTCGCGGGAAGGGCGCGAGGAGCGCCGCGCGGAACGCGAGGCGCGTCGCGCCGAGCGCGATGCGGAACGGGAGGCGCGCCACGCCGATCACGCGTCACGCCGCGCGGAGCACCGTTCACACAGGATCGAATTCGGATCGGGCAGCGCTGCGTTCAAGATCGACGGCCGCGAGTTCGACGCCGGCAAGTTCGCGCGCGCGTTCGTCGGGGATTTTGTCGGCGATGTGGGCGGCGAGAGCTACTCCGAGTCGATCGAGGAGCGCTTCACCTTCAAGCAGACGCCGCACCTGAAGGTACGGAACGTCTCCGGGGAGACCTCGGTCACCGCGGCGGGCGCGCCGGGCGAGATCCGGGTCGTCGCGCGCAAGCGCGTGAGCGCAAGCAGCGAGGACCGCGCGAAGAGGCTGCTGCAGAACCTCGAGGTGCGTATGGAGAAACACGGTGACGAGCTTCTCGTGGAGCCGCACCTGTACGAGCAGGAGCGCGGCTGGCTCGACCTCTTCCGTGGCAAGCGCTTCCGTGTCGACTTCGACATCACGGTGCCGGCGGAATGCGCGGTCGACGCGCAGACCGTGAGCGGTGAGCTGTCCGTCGAGGGCGTTCATGGGCCGATCGAGATCCAGACCGTGTCGGGGGACGTGCGGCTCGAGGACGTGCAGGGACCGATGCGGTTGAAGTCGGTGAGTGGCGACGTCGACTGCCGGCGCTACGTCGGGCACCTCGAGGGGAACGCCGTGAGCGGCGACGTCACGATCAACGGCTCACGACTGCGCTCGACCCAGCTGCACACTGTGAGCGGGGACGTCCAGATCGAAGGCCGCCTCGATCCTCGGAAAGAACACCGCTTCAAGACGATCAGTGGGGACGTGGAGCTGGCGCTCGCAGAAGCGGACGTGACGATCGAGTACCGCACCGCGAGCGGCGATGTCGAGTGCGAGCTTCCCGCGCGCATCGTGCGGCGCGGTCGCAAGGAGTACGGCGTGGTGGTCGGCGGTGGCCACGGCCACGTCGGCGTCAAGACCGTCAGTGGTGATCTCACTGTGCGCGGGACGAGCGCGTCGACACCCGACGAAGCGCAGACGGAAGAATTCACGCCCGACGAGGCCAGGGCGGCCGACGTCGAGCGGACGCAGCCCATGGACATGTCGTCGCGTGAGGAGGTCCGCTCGGTGCTCGAGCGTCTCGCGCGTGGCGAGCTTGGCGTGGACGACGCCGCGGCCGCGCTCGATGCCGCTCGCCGGGGGCGCTGA
- a CDS encoding DUF2089 domain-containing protein gives MANPVVAKCPICSEQLKVVRLECDSCGTRMEGSFSLGRFHALSPDQLEFLETFIRARGNFKDIERELGISYPTVRSRLDAMIRALGFPSQAEPDRESERRKEILRELAEGRIAAEDAANLLEGEPTS, from the coding sequence ATGGCGAATCCAGTGGTCGCGAAGTGCCCCATCTGCTCGGAACAGCTAAAGGTCGTGCGCCTCGAGTGCGACAGCTGCGGCACGCGCATGGAAGGCTCGTTCTCACTTGGCCGCTTCCACGCGCTCTCCCCGGACCAGCTCGAATTCCTCGAGACGTTCATACGCGCCCGCGGCAACTTCAAGGACATCGAGCGCGAGCTCGGCATCTCGTACCCGACGGTGCGCTCGCGCCTCGACGCGATGATCCGCGCGCTCGGCTTCCCGTCGCAGGCCGAGCCGGACCGCGAGAGCGAGCGGCGCAAGGAGATCCTGCGGGAGCTCGCGGAGGGGCGCATCGCCGCCGAGGACGCTGCCAATCTGCTCGAAGGCGAGCCGACCTCGTGA
- a CDS encoding GNAT family N-acetyltransferase, which translates to MLIKRATLSDLDDAATLFDAYRQFYGQRSDVVAARAFLDERLRRGESVIFLAVGDDHGEALGFTQLYPSFSSVSLKGLWILNDLFVGPGVRRGGVGRRLLDRARQWAVETEAKGLVLATAVTNSTAQALYESCGWRRDDEFQHYHLFV; encoded by the coding sequence ATGCTCATCAAGCGCGCGACCCTTTCGGACCTGGACGATGCCGCGACGCTGTTCGACGCGTATCGGCAGTTCTACGGGCAGCGCTCCGATGTCGTCGCGGCGCGCGCATTTCTCGACGAGCGCCTGCGACGCGGTGAGTCGGTGATCTTCCTGGCAGTGGGCGACGATCACGGAGAAGCGCTCGGGTTCACGCAGCTGTACCCGTCGTTCTCCTCGGTGTCGCTGAAGGGCCTTTGGATCCTGAACGATCTGTTCGTCGGGCCAGGTGTCCGGCGCGGGGGTGTCGGCAGGCGGCTGCTTGATCGCGCGAGGCAGTGGGCAGTCGAGACCGAGGCGAAAGGGCTGGTCCTGGCAACGGCGGTGACGAACAGCACGGCGCAGGCGCTGTACGAGTCGTGCGGCTGGCGGCGGGACGACGAGTTCCAGCATTACCACCTGTTCGTGTGA